In Carnobacterium sp. CP1, the following are encoded in one genomic region:
- a CDS encoding type II secretion system protein yields MESLLSFFILTVCISLYLPLVAGLLLTVKEEKKAVDRARICYEQSQKISLGQSVDDSWQTGGVTYQIHSIEKEHKKGIQINDGDQQLVIEILSSKVPEP; encoded by the coding sequence TTGGAAAGCTTACTGTCGTTTTTTATCTTAACTGTTTGTATCAGTCTGTATCTACCATTGGTCGCTGGACTGTTGTTAACGGTTAAAGAAGAGAAGAAAGCGGTAGACAGAGCTCGTATCTGTTATGAGCAATCGCAAAAAATCTCACTCGGCCAATCAGTGGATGACTCTTGGCAAACAGGGGGAGTGACCTATCAGATTCATTCAATTGAAAAGGAACACAAAAAAGGCATTCAAATCAATGATGGAGATCAACAGTTGGTTATTGAAATCCTCTCGTCAAAAGTCCCAGAACCTTGA